From a single Uloborus diversus isolate 005 unplaced genomic scaffold, Udiv.v.3.1 scaffold_11, whole genome shotgun sequence genomic region:
- the LOC129232184 gene encoding uncharacterized protein LOC129232184 has protein sequence MYLHASWLPTKETEDERRRRLEKNRLNKEIARDEETEEERAGRFEKDRHYKEIARKKETEDELRKRLEKDRLNKGAALKEETENERRRRLEKNRLNKKIALEEETEEERAGRLEKDRLNREIARKEKTGDKSRKRLEKDRLNRETALNEETEDERRTTLEKHRTFKSAARLKVWKEKENAAFKYSASVNYSADPSCQIGSMSFQCKYCSAFKWKQEAPELCCLNGKVDIPYGSEPPEFLRTLYSEESTDAKHFVRNFRRYNACFSMTSFGAEKEVKEAGFMPTLKVQGQVYHRVGSLEPSENERPKFLQVYFISDTEQLTQRCKYIENIKPKLVSQLQAMLHQENNYVRDFKMTMEKLTPDAQLIISADPIPAGEHKGRFNIPSSSEVAIIMAGEKSFLMMPDVPPQ, from the exons atgtatcttcATGCTTCCTGGTTACCTACAA AGGAAACAGAAGATGAGCGCAGAAGAAGGTTAGAGAAAAATCGTCTGAACAAAGAAATTGCACGTGATGAAGAAACAGAAGAAGAACGCGCTGGAAGATTCGAGAAAGACAGACATTACAAAGAAATTGCACGTAAAAAGGAAACAGAAGATGAGCTCAGAAAAAGATTAGAAAAAGACAGACTTAACAAAGGAGCTGCACTTAAAGAGGAAACAGAAAATGAGCGCAGAAGAAGATTAGAGAAAAATCGTCTaaacaaaaaaattgcacttGAAGAAGAAACAGAAGAAGAACGTGCAGGAAGATTGGAGAAAGACAGACTTAACAGAGAAATTGCACGTAAAGAGAAAACAGGAGATAAGAGCAGAAAAAGATTAGAAAAAGACAGACTTAACAGAGAAACTGCACTTAATGAGGAAACAGAAGATGAGCGCAGAACAACGTTAGAAAAACACAGAACTTTTAAGTCAGCTGCGCGATTAAAAGtgtggaaagaaaaagagaatgcAGCATTTAAATATAGTGCTTCTGTAAATTATTCTGCTGATCCATCATGCCAAATTGGGTCAATGTCTTTTCAGTGTAAATACTGCAGTGCTTTTAAGTGGAAGCAGGAAGCGCCAGAATTGTGTTGCCTCAATGGAAAAGTTGATATTCCGTATGGTTCTGAGCCTCCGGAATTTCTTCGTACGTTGTATTCCGAAGAATCGACTGATGCAAAACACTTCGTGAGAAACTTTAGGCGCTACAACGCCTGTTTCAGTATGACTTCTTTTGGTGCTGAAAAAGAAGTTAAAGAAGCAGGATTTATGCCAACGCTTAAAGTACAGGGACAAGTGTACCATAGAGTTGGTAGTTTAGAACCCTCCGAAAACGAACGCCCGAAATTTTTACAGGTGTACTTTATATCTGACACAGAACAGCTCACGCAACGTTGTAAATATATTGAAAACATAAAACCAAAATTAGTAAGTCAGTTGCAGGCGATGCTCCATCAGGAAAATAATTACGTTAGAGATTTCAAAATGACAATGGAGAAGTTGACCCCTGACGCTCAGCTGATTATTTCTGCAGATCCAATTCCAGCCGGTGAACATAAAGGACGATTCAACATTCCATCTTCATCAGAAGTTGCAATAATCATGGCAGGAGAAA aatcgTTTTTAATGATGCCCGATGTTCCtcctcagtag